From a single Ascaphus truei isolate aAscTru1 chromosome 2, aAscTru1.hap1, whole genome shotgun sequence genomic region:
- the NRN1 gene encoding neuritin, protein MGLKLNGRYILLVLAVQLAYLEQAVRAAGKCNAIYNDFSDCLLKVGEKMANYPQDLDDEKNLNTICLYWNDFHVCTATALADCPEWATEMWEQLKWQSKKLDFKGSLFELCGGSNGSDSPRLLLPAFLPLLLVSLSALLTWIFF, encoded by the exons ATGGGACTTAAGTTGAACGGCAGATATATTCTTCTGGTCCTTGCTGTGCAGCTAG CATACCTGGAGCAGGCGGTGAGGGCAGCAGGCAAGTGTAATGCGATCTATAATGACTTCTCGGACTGTTTGCTCAAGGTGGGCGAAAAAATGGCCAACTACCCGCAAGATCTGGACGACGAGAAAAACCTCAACACCATCTGCTT atattggAATGATTTCCACGTCTGCACTGCCACAGCCCTTGCGGATTGCCCGGAATGGGCGACAGAAATGTGGGAGCAACTGAAATGGCAATCCAAAAAACTCGACTTTAAAGGCAGCTTGTTCGAACTTTGTGGTGGATCTAACGGGTCAGACAGCCCCCGGCTCCTACTCCCTGCCTTCCTGCCTTTGCTActggtgtctctctctgctctatTGACCTGGATCTTCTTCTAG